Part of the Tolypothrix sp. PCC 7910 genome, GGATTTATTGTGCTGATGAAATGCTTCCCCAAGTGCAATCTCAAAAAGATGTACTCAGAGAAATAGCAGATAATATGGGATTAGTTCAGGTAGTTTGTATGAATGCTGATAGATTGCTCCGCGATCCATTGTCAACGTTAAAGCAAAATAACCCCCGCCTGTGGTTGGAATTAAATTGGGTTGCTGCATCTTAAAAAATTACGAGAACGAGTATCTAAGGTAGGCACAAACTGCCCATACCAGCAAATAAATGAAAACAGGACTTTTCTGCAATTACGATAATCATCATCAGGATGCCCACCGTGCCATCTTAGAACAAGTTGCATTGGTGAAACAGGCGGAAAGCTTAGGTTTTGAAGAAGCCTGGGTAAGTGAGCATCATTTTAGTGAATCCAATCTTAGCCCTTCAATGTTGGTGTTAATGGGCCATTTAGCGGCGTTAACTTCAACAATTAAACTAGGCACAGCGGCGGTATTGTTACCGTTTTATAACCCAATTAGGGTAGCTGAAGATATTGCCACGCTAGATAATTTATGCAATGGCAGATTGTTATTTGGGATTGCCAAAGGCGGGCCATTTCCCGAACAAAATAAGCATTTTGCCACACCAATGGGAGAATCTCGTGCCCAGATGCTAGAGGCAATGGCATTGATTCAAAAGCTTTTATATGAAACAGAAGTATCATTTAATGGGCAATATTATCAATGCGATCGCCTGACAATTTACCCCAAACCTTTGCAAGCAGAAATTCCCGTATATGTAGCCACTGGCGATGATGACGGTGTAGGGTTTGCCGCCAAACATTCCTTTGGCTTAATGGGGGGGCCGCCTTTTTCTCTGCACAGATTGCGGAATACTGTTGCTAAATACCGTGCCTTAAATTCTACTGGTTGTGAAAACCTAGTACTGACTCGTTTCTTTTATGTTGCCAGGACATACGACGAAGCAGTAACAGAGGCGTTGCCTTTCATCCGCAAATTCAGCAAAAAAATGACAGCAAATGCAGCTGTTGTCATGCAGAAAAGTTCTACTGGT contains:
- a CDS encoding LLM class flavin-dependent oxidoreductase gives rise to the protein MKTGLFCNYDNHHQDAHRAILEQVALVKQAESLGFEEAWVSEHHFSESNLSPSMLVLMGHLAALTSTIKLGTAAVLLPFYNPIRVAEDIATLDNLCNGRLLFGIAKGGPFPEQNKHFATPMGESRAQMLEAMALIQKLLYETEVSFNGQYYQCDRLTIYPKPLQAEIPVYVATGDDDGVGFAAKHSFGLMGGPPFSLHRLRNTVAKYRALNSTGCENLVLTRFFYVARTYDEAVTEALPFIRKFSKKMTANAAVVMQKSSTGHKAFDRTNICFDEDFLIENSIIGDVQTCRDRIKKFQDELNLGTLAIKPSACDLQKNLESLTRYNQEVRNYV